One segment of Luteolibacter rhizosphaerae DNA contains the following:
- a CDS encoding PSD1 and planctomycete cytochrome C domain-containing protein, producing the protein MSFPRIMPWVLGFPLLAPPAMAEVDFAREVRPIFNAHCTACHGGVKEAGEVSFIYREKALGKGESGKEIIVPGDPDASEMITRIVSTDPDEVMPKPEHGPPLAAKEIETLRQWIKEGARWGEHWSFVAPRTHPIPAIKDKAWPRNDVDRFLLARMEKEGLHPAKEAGKAALLRRLSLDLTGLPPSVEELEAFQNDESPSAYQKQVDRLLASPRFGERWASVWMDLARYADSEGLGIDSRRDVWKYRDWLIEAFNRDLPYDQFTIEQLAGDLLPQASIDQRIATTFHRLSQANNEGGTDDEEFRVAAVLDRVNTTWEVWQGTTMACVQCHSHPYDPIEHRDYYRFAAFFNQSVDADVPESHPLLRVPLDPSRHAEAGALEDKISGLEEDLHQRRVSLASRTRWTSPTGVSGSSQKAKLEIVPHQGVEEFRTIGNVAAGAIHILDIPKPVGLRQLGAVRVEIRPVDEKTALHTPEWGAMIRKFGLQLVDREGKTTDIPIAEIVADEAHPPFDPNQSIKGSNNGWGQYTKIFKPRHAILVPAAPVEWDGDSTLRVTLAHSTSSAGGAYPLIAKRGCIAITDEAEWARKDPIIEAWKQDLATTRKALAAMPATTTPVMRDLAPELARETRLFTRGNWIDKGELIGKAGTPAVLPPMEGKKPDRLTMARWIASPQNPLTSRVAVNRFWLELFGTGIVPTPEDFGSAGERPTHPELLDTLAVRFQTEMKWSMKGLLRELVSSAAYRQDATLSPELAERDADNRLLARGPRQRLTGEMARDHALSAAGLIAQRLGGAPAHPPLPEGVWRPFDSGDKWTTPAEGNPDRYRRSVYTYWKRSIPYPTFATFDAPSRELCSKRRILSNTPIQALAVLNDPAFNECAKGLARRMKYEASGSVDERLSYGFRLATSRQITPDRLEELRALFSKLEADYTANPSLREGMAGTADGASYTVVASVLLNLDEALIR; encoded by the coding sequence ATGAGTTTTCCCCGCATCATGCCTTGGGTGCTCGGCTTCCCGCTCTTGGCTCCACCCGCCATGGCCGAGGTCGATTTCGCCCGCGAGGTGCGACCCATCTTCAATGCCCACTGCACCGCTTGCCATGGGGGTGTGAAGGAGGCGGGTGAAGTCTCCTTCATCTATCGGGAGAAGGCGCTCGGGAAGGGAGAGTCCGGCAAGGAGATCATCGTCCCGGGCGATCCGGATGCCTCGGAGATGATCACCCGCATCGTATCGACGGATCCGGACGAGGTGATGCCGAAGCCCGAGCATGGACCACCACTCGCCGCGAAGGAGATCGAAACGCTGCGGCAGTGGATCAAGGAAGGGGCCCGCTGGGGAGAGCACTGGTCCTTCGTCGCGCCCCGGACTCATCCGATTCCTGCAATCAAGGACAAGGCTTGGCCCCGGAATGACGTCGACCGCTTCCTGCTCGCGCGCATGGAGAAGGAGGGACTGCATCCCGCTAAGGAAGCAGGGAAAGCGGCACTCCTGCGGCGGCTTTCCCTCGACCTCACCGGACTTCCGCCTTCCGTGGAGGAGCTTGAGGCCTTCCAGAACGACGAGTCGCCCTCCGCTTATCAAAAGCAGGTCGATCGCCTGCTCGCCTCGCCGCGCTTCGGCGAGCGCTGGGCCAGCGTGTGGATGGATCTCGCCCGCTACGCCGACTCGGAAGGCCTCGGAATCGATAGCCGCCGTGATGTTTGGAAATATCGCGACTGGTTGATCGAAGCATTCAACCGCGACCTCCCCTACGATCAATTCACCATCGAGCAACTCGCAGGTGATCTCCTCCCGCAAGCGAGCATCGATCAACGGATCGCCACGACTTTCCACCGCTTGAGCCAGGCGAACAACGAGGGCGGCACCGACGATGAGGAGTTCCGGGTGGCTGCCGTGCTGGACCGGGTGAACACCACTTGGGAGGTGTGGCAGGGGACCACGATGGCCTGCGTGCAGTGCCACAGCCACCCCTACGATCCCATCGAGCACCGCGACTACTACCGCTTCGCCGCCTTCTTCAACCAAAGCGTGGATGCGGATGTGCCGGAGAGTCATCCGCTGCTGCGGGTGCCGCTTGATCCCAGCCGTCACGCCGAAGCCGGTGCGCTGGAGGACAAGATTTCGGGCCTTGAGGAAGACCTTCATCAACGACGTGTCTCCCTCGCCTCCCGCACTCGCTGGACGAGTCCGACGGGAGTGAGCGGCAGCAGCCAGAAGGCGAAGCTGGAGATCGTGCCTCACCAAGGTGTCGAAGAATTCCGGACGATTGGCAATGTTGCAGCCGGTGCGATCCACATCTTGGATATTCCGAAGCCTGTCGGGCTACGGCAGCTCGGCGCCGTCCGGGTGGAAATTCGTCCGGTAGACGAGAAGACCGCCCTGCACACGCCGGAGTGGGGCGCGATGATCCGGAAGTTCGGGCTCCAGCTTGTGGATCGCGAGGGCAAGACCACCGATATCCCGATCGCCGAAATCGTGGCGGACGAAGCCCATCCTCCTTTCGATCCGAATCAATCCATCAAAGGCTCTAACAACGGGTGGGGACAATACACGAAGATCTTCAAACCACGCCACGCCATCCTCGTCCCAGCTGCACCGGTCGAGTGGGATGGCGACTCCACCCTGCGCGTGACTCTCGCCCATTCGACCAGCTCTGCCGGCGGGGCTTATCCTCTCATCGCCAAGCGCGGATGTATCGCCATCACGGACGAAGCGGAATGGGCGCGGAAGGATCCGATCATCGAAGCCTGGAAGCAAGATCTCGCCACGACTCGTAAGGCGCTCGCTGCAATGCCCGCGACCACCACGCCCGTCATGCGCGATCTGGCCCCCGAACTCGCGCGTGAAACTCGCCTCTTCACCCGCGGCAACTGGATCGACAAGGGCGAGCTGATCGGGAAGGCCGGCACGCCCGCGGTCCTTCCGCCCATGGAGGGAAAGAAGCCTGACCGTCTCACGATGGCGCGCTGGATCGCCTCGCCCCAGAACCCGCTCACATCCCGGGTCGCGGTAAACCGCTTCTGGCTCGAACTCTTCGGCACCGGCATCGTGCCGACACCCGAGGACTTCGGCTCGGCGGGTGAAAGGCCGACCCATCCCGAGCTTCTGGATACCTTGGCGGTCCGCTTCCAGACCGAGATGAAGTGGAGCATGAAAGGATTGCTGCGCGAACTCGTGAGCAGCGCGGCCTACCGGCAGGATGCCACCCTGAGCCCGGAGCTTGCGGAGCGCGATGCCGACAACCGCTTGCTCGCCCGCGGACCGCGGCAGCGACTCACCGGAGAGATGGCCCGCGACCACGCCCTGTCCGCGGCAGGCCTCATTGCCCAGCGTCTCGGCGGAGCACCTGCCCATCCGCCCCTACCGGAAGGCGTGTGGCGCCCCTTCGACTCCGGCGACAAGTGGACCACGCCCGCCGAGGGCAATCCCGACCGCTACCGCCGCTCGGTCTACACCTACTGGAAGCGCAGTATCCCCTACCCCACCTTCGCCACTTTCGATGCTCCCTCCCGGGAACTCTGCTCGAAACGACGGATCCTCTCGAACACGCCGATCCAGGCTCTGGCCGTGCTGAACGATCCGGCCTTCAACGAGTGCGCCAAAGGCCTCGCCCGGCGCATGAAATACGAGGCCAGCGGCAGCGT
- a CDS encoding discoidin domain-containing protein: MKEDRLDLLLHALFEGSLGEAERGELNDLLRSSSENRTRYRRAAALHSALIRKAAAPSYFEAAAPQKKPLPFYRRHRLAAVAVLTLTAALATFFISRPRGPIANVVDAQGVAWSEGSPTPSSGRLPVAVPVEFRRGFIKLGFPSGASVVLEGPCRFRLDEKEALSVSHGRVSVHTPDGAEGFRIDTPGGRFVDLGTEFGLAVGSDGAAPVVLTEVFKGEVEVQTTQQAPTRLGVGESRALVRESGRPKLLAALDESPVMLVNHTRISPGTQQEEGNLALGKPVFSPGYCTRPHGSIFPPDNLTDGRLNDSGVPGDWSFWLAPDGENGEFTVDLLEESTVGSVALQNTNNRDIDDRGTAVFEVFGSLDNKSFFPLTEGELPRIAVKRGEEFPFHRFTFGPQQLRYVKVVVSSHYAHPKRKPDHPCQGGGLNEIQIFEQ; encoded by the coding sequence ATGAAAGAAGACCGTCTTGATCTCCTCCTTCATGCGCTTTTCGAGGGTTCTCTCGGGGAGGCGGAGCGTGGGGAATTGAACGATCTCTTGCGGAGCAGCTCCGAGAACCGCACCCGCTACCGCCGGGCGGCGGCCCTGCATTCCGCTCTCATCCGCAAAGCGGCGGCGCCCTCCTATTTCGAGGCGGCGGCCCCGCAGAAAAAGCCTCTGCCCTTCTACCGCCGCCACCGTCTGGCCGCGGTGGCGGTGCTGACTCTCACCGCAGCCCTTGCCACCTTCTTCATATCCCGGCCTCGCGGACCGATCGCCAACGTGGTCGATGCCCAAGGCGTGGCATGGTCGGAAGGCTCCCCCACTCCTTCCAGCGGGCGGCTCCCCGTGGCGGTGCCAGTGGAGTTCCGCCGCGGCTTCATCAAGCTCGGCTTCCCCAGCGGGGCCAGTGTCGTGCTGGAAGGACCATGCCGCTTCCGTCTCGATGAGAAGGAAGCGCTGTCCGTGTCCCACGGCCGTGTCTCCGTTCACACGCCGGATGGCGCAGAGGGCTTTCGTATCGATACTCCCGGCGGGCGATTCGTGGATCTCGGCACGGAGTTCGGCCTTGCGGTCGGAAGCGATGGAGCGGCCCCCGTCGTCCTAACAGAAGTCTTCAAGGGCGAGGTGGAAGTGCAGACCACACAACAAGCGCCGACCCGTCTCGGCGTCGGAGAAAGCCGCGCGCTGGTGCGCGAATCCGGCAGACCGAAGCTGCTCGCCGCCCTCGACGAATCCCCGGTGATGCTGGTCAATCACACCCGCATCTCACCCGGCACACAGCAGGAGGAAGGAAACCTGGCGCTCGGCAAGCCGGTCTTCAGCCCGGGCTACTGCACCCGCCCGCACGGCTCCATCTTCCCGCCGGACAATCTCACGGATGGCCGCCTCAATGACAGCGGCGTGCCGGGTGATTGGTCCTTCTGGCTCGCACCGGATGGCGAGAACGGCGAGTTCACGGTTGACCTGCTAGAAGAATCGACGGTGGGTAGCGTCGCCCTGCAGAACACGAACAACCGCGATATCGACGACCGCGGCACGGCAGTGTTCGAGGTCTTCGGATCGCTTGATAACAAGAGCTTCTTCCCCCTCACCGAAGGCGAGTTGCCACGCATCGCGGTGAAGCGCGGCGAGGAGTTCCCCTTTCATCGCTTCACCTTCGGGCCGCAGCAGCTTCGTTACGTGAAAGTGGTGGTAAGCTCCCACTACGCCCACCCGAAGCGGAAGCCGGACCACCCCTGCCAAGGAGGAGGCTTGAACGAGATCCAGATTTTCGAGCAATGA
- a CDS encoding sigma-70 family RNA polymerase sigma factor, which yields MSAETHSPEERIVGLIARHQPEIHRYILSLLPDRMLADDVAQETNLVLWRKAAEYDPAQPFLPWAFTIALYQVKAARRDAGRDRHVFDDSLVEILAAECREESAGELEQALERCLHELTQRQRELILARYAPGSSVQHLAEQRGQTPTALSLALMRIRKALETCIERKLATP from the coding sequence ATGTCCGCCGAAACCCATAGCCCCGAGGAAAGGATCGTAGGTCTGATCGCCCGGCACCAGCCGGAGATCCACCGCTACATCCTGTCCCTGCTGCCCGACCGCATGCTGGCGGACGATGTGGCACAGGAGACGAATCTCGTGCTGTGGCGGAAGGCGGCGGAATACGATCCGGCCCAGCCTTTCCTCCCGTGGGCCTTCACCATCGCCCTCTACCAAGTGAAGGCCGCCCGCCGCGATGCCGGCCGGGACCGCCACGTCTTCGATGATTCGCTGGTGGAGATTTTGGCCGCCGAATGCCGTGAAGAAAGCGCGGGCGAACTGGAGCAAGCCTTGGAAAGGTGTCTGCACGAGCTGACGCAGCGCCAGCGCGAGCTGATCCTTGCCCGCTATGCGCCCGGCTCCTCGGTCCAGCACTTGGCGGAGCAGCGCGGGCAGACACCGACAGCCCTCTCGCTAGCCCTCATGCGGATCCGCAAGGCGCTCGAAACCTGTATCGAGCGCAAGCTCGCCACGCCATGA
- a CDS encoding DUF3500 domain-containing protein codes for MKNPFFALLLALPAFADGATSIDAMKSAADSFLGSLDAEKRAKASFPFESDQRENFKFTPQNRSGLPIKEMTEAQHIAAMKLLDTVLSDKGKLKAAQIITLEGVLAEMEKNPTYRDNGKYYVSIFGTPGDAKAWGWKFEGHHLALNYTVINGKEVAVTPSFFAANPGEVREGPHKGMRVLAAEEDLAMALANLLLEAGKKEVIFSEKAPSEILTAENRKVTALEPVGLLASEMSPEQKKALLALINEYIGRHRKELADADMQKIEKAGIDKIRFGWAGGTKRGEAWYYRVQGPTFLMEAANTQNNANHIHATWRDFEGDFGHDKLSEHYHQHELDGGDH; via the coding sequence ATGAAAAACCCGTTCTTCGCCTTGCTGCTCGCCCTACCCGCTTTTGCTGACGGGGCGACCTCCATCGATGCCATGAAGTCCGCCGCGGACTCCTTCCTCGGCAGCCTCGATGCCGAGAAACGTGCCAAGGCCTCATTTCCTTTCGAGTCCGATCAACGGGAGAACTTCAAATTCACGCCACAGAACCGCAGCGGCCTGCCGATCAAGGAGATGACGGAGGCGCAGCACATCGCCGCGATGAAGCTGCTGGACACCGTGCTCAGCGACAAGGGCAAGCTGAAGGCGGCCCAGATCATCACCTTGGAAGGCGTGCTGGCGGAGATGGAGAAGAATCCGACCTACCGGGACAACGGGAAATACTACGTTTCGATCTTCGGCACCCCGGGTGATGCCAAGGCGTGGGGCTGGAAGTTCGAGGGCCACCACCTCGCCCTGAACTACACGGTGATCAATGGCAAGGAAGTCGCCGTCACTCCGTCCTTCTTCGCGGCCAATCCCGGTGAAGTCCGCGAGGGCCCGCACAAGGGCATGCGCGTACTCGCCGCCGAGGAAGATCTGGCGATGGCTCTTGCCAATCTTCTTCTTGAAGCCGGGAAGAAGGAGGTGATCTTCAGCGAGAAAGCCCCCAGCGAGATCCTCACCGCGGAGAACCGCAAGGTCACCGCGCTGGAGCCCGTCGGCCTCCTCGCCTCCGAGATGAGCCCGGAGCAGAAGAAGGCCCTGCTCGCGCTGATCAACGAGTATATCGGACGCCACCGCAAGGAACTCGCCGATGCCGACATGCAGAAGATCGAGAAGGCCGGGATCGACAAGATCCGCTTTGGCTGGGCCGGCGGCACGAAGCGAGGCGAAGCGTGGTACTATCGCGTCCAAGGACCGACCTTCCTGATGGAGGCGGCGAATACCCAAAACAACGCAAACCACATCCACGCCACCTGGCGCGATTTCGAGGGCGACTTCGGTCACGACAAGTTGAGCGAGCACTACCACCAGCATGAGCTGGATGGGGGGGATCATTGA
- a CDS encoding alpha/beta hydrolase: MSRRFTIFRRMLLWTILPIAAVLLLLAGCQGNLIYFPRPYGPDHVSRWDAEPGTRVIDYTTAQGKQQAYLLSKSDKPERLWVVCGGNATLVLEWSNWLREHGPEQDAWLLMDMPGYGACSGTPRPGTIRNTLKGAVPAGMAELGWSLPADRDKMRFFGHSLGAAVCLMGAEEFDIRRGVILTPFTSSMDMTKAMFGVDLGFIVWHRFDNLGRLKEMDRKGGAEVFVIHGSDDEAIPVAMSRKLAAEVPDVVRYTEIPGGRHNNLQEISPETVREALLKARP; encoded by the coding sequence ATGTCACGCCGCTTCACCATCTTCAGACGCATGCTTTTGTGGACGATCCTTCCTATCGCCGCGGTCCTCCTTCTGCTCGCGGGGTGTCAGGGGAATCTGATCTATTTTCCTCGGCCTTATGGCCCGGACCACGTCTCCCGGTGGGATGCGGAACCCGGCACGCGGGTGATCGACTACACCACCGCGCAGGGCAAGCAGCAGGCTTACCTGCTCAGCAAGTCCGACAAGCCCGAGCGGCTCTGGGTAGTCTGCGGCGGGAACGCAACCCTCGTGCTGGAATGGTCCAACTGGCTTCGCGAGCACGGGCCGGAGCAGGATGCCTGGCTGCTGATGGACATGCCCGGTTACGGCGCCTGTTCAGGCACTCCTCGGCCCGGCACGATCCGGAACACGCTGAAGGGCGCCGTGCCTGCGGGCATGGCGGAACTCGGATGGTCCCTGCCGGCGGATCGGGACAAGATGCGTTTCTTCGGACATAGCCTGGGGGCTGCCGTGTGCCTGATGGGGGCGGAGGAGTTCGATATCCGGCGCGGGGTGATCCTCACGCCCTTCACCAGCAGCATGGACATGACGAAGGCCATGTTCGGCGTGGACCTTGGATTCATTGTCTGGCACCGCTTCGACAATCTGGGGCGGCTGAAGGAGATGGACCGCAAGGGTGGCGCGGAGGTCTTCGTGATCCATGGTTCGGATGACGAAGCCATCCCGGTCGCCATGTCGCGCAAGCTGGCGGCGGAGGTGCCGGATGTGGTGCGCTACACCGAGATTCCCGGCGGTCGACACAACAATCTGCAGGAGATCTCGCCGGAGACGGTCCGTGAGGCCCTGCTCAAGGCCAGGCCTTAG
- a CDS encoding alkaline phosphatase D family protein — MSHRVHCALASLFVSLSHAQTSPIMAGPWCGAVTPSSIAATAHLASPGLQARLAVSTQADFSNAIFSAVKISQAASGNNVRLDVSGLSPATSYFYAMEVGGVLQTAAGRTGSFKTLPAAGPASFRFGFASCGDWHEPGQWVHLKILHENPLFFIHMGDLNYEDTDEDDPVPYRENIINSITESPELGQMVRNLPTSWIWDDHDFSGNTSDRTSDGRTANRGVYRELIPHYPLPAGGPDAAIYQAFTCGRVRFILSDLRSERNRDSDTDNSNKSMMGVLQKQWFKDELIAARDAEVPLIVWMSGVPLIQVGSVRDNWGSYATERKELLEFIRDQDIRNVVVISGDMHALAYDDGRATDSYVAGVGIPVFHAAALTRDGSEKGGPYSGGVSEGSGRYGLMDVNDDGSQVSVTYTGRIASSATAATTWKSYTHQAVPVKPRPVQGLSALATLDRIRLAWTDDSTVETGYRIERDSGGSWEVVATLAAGVTSYEDSGVTGGVSYDYRVITLNGTAASLPSATATATASSSFANWKLLHFGNTPVSDNADNDGDGLSTVEEYLFGLNPLQADRYEWSAGGGSVSFATSPGRSYRVEASDDLATWPISSPPLVGDGEPKQWTDPGMPTGGKRFYRIVIAEAL; from the coding sequence ATGAGCCACCGGGTCCACTGTGCCCTCGCATCTCTTTTCGTATCCCTGAGCCATGCGCAAACCTCGCCGATCATGGCTGGGCCGTGGTGCGGGGCGGTCACACCGAGCTCGATTGCCGCCACCGCCCATCTGGCTTCGCCCGGGTTGCAAGCCAGACTGGCAGTCTCCACGCAAGCGGACTTCAGTAATGCGATCTTCTCTGCCGTGAAGATATCCCAAGCGGCGTCCGGGAACAACGTCCGGCTGGATGTGAGCGGGCTGAGCCCCGCCACAAGCTACTTCTACGCGATGGAGGTTGGTGGAGTCTTGCAGACTGCGGCAGGCAGGACCGGAAGCTTCAAGACCTTGCCTGCTGCCGGTCCGGCATCCTTCCGTTTCGGCTTCGCTTCCTGCGGTGATTGGCACGAGCCGGGGCAGTGGGTGCACCTGAAGATCCTGCACGAGAATCCGCTCTTCTTCATCCACATGGGCGACCTGAACTACGAGGACACGGACGAGGATGATCCGGTGCCTTACCGGGAGAACATCATCAACTCGATCACGGAGAGCCCCGAACTGGGTCAGATGGTGCGGAACCTGCCGACCTCGTGGATCTGGGATGATCATGACTTCTCGGGCAACACCTCCGACCGCACGAGCGACGGACGCACAGCGAACCGCGGGGTGTATCGCGAGTTGATCCCTCACTACCCTCTGCCTGCCGGAGGTCCGGATGCAGCGATCTATCAGGCCTTCACGTGTGGCCGCGTGCGCTTCATCCTTTCCGACCTCCGCTCCGAGCGGAACCGCGACTCGGATACCGACAACTCGAACAAGTCGATGATGGGCGTCCTGCAGAAGCAGTGGTTCAAGGACGAGCTGATCGCTGCGCGCGATGCCGAGGTGCCCTTGATCGTATGGATGAGCGGGGTGCCTTTGATTCAAGTGGGTTCGGTGCGCGACAACTGGGGTTCCTATGCCACGGAACGCAAGGAACTGCTGGAGTTCATTCGCGACCAGGACATTCGCAATGTCGTGGTGATCTCAGGGGATATGCATGCGCTGGCCTATGACGACGGTCGTGCAACCGACAGTTACGTGGCAGGGGTGGGGATCCCGGTATTTCATGCGGCGGCATTGACGCGGGACGGCTCTGAGAAGGGCGGGCCCTATTCCGGCGGCGTGAGCGAGGGATCGGGACGCTATGGCCTGATGGACGTGAATGACGATGGCTCGCAGGTATCCGTCACCTACACGGGCCGCATCGCCAGTTCGGCGACTGCTGCCACGACGTGGAAGAGCTACACCCATCAGGCGGTGCCGGTGAAGCCGCGCCCGGTGCAGGGGCTCTCGGCACTGGCCACCTTGGACAGGATCCGGCTTGCGTGGACGGATGATTCGACGGTGGAAACGGGCTATCGGATCGAAAGGGACAGTGGCGGGAGTTGGGAGGTAGTCGCGACACTCGCAGCGGGAGTCACGAGCTACGAGGATAGCGGCGTGACGGGTGGGGTCAGCTACGATTATCGGGTGATCACGCTCAATGGCACGGCCGCTTCGCTACCTTCCGCCACCGCCACGGCAACCGCATCGTCGAGCTTCGCAAATTGGAAGCTCCTCCACTTCGGCAACACCCCGGTGTCCGATAACGCCGACAACGACGGCGACGGCCTGAGCACCGTGGAGGAGTATCTCTTCGGCTTGAATCCGCTTCAGGCGGACCGCTACGAGTGGTCGGCAGGCGGGGGGAGCGTAAGCTTTGCGACCAGCCCCGGCAGAAGCTACCGGGTAGAGGCGAGCGACGATCTCGCCACTTGGCCGATTAGCTCCCCGCCTCTCGTCGGGGACGGGGAACCCAAGCAATGGACGGATCCCGGGATGCCGACCGGCGGGAAACGCTTCTATCGCATCGTGATTGCGGAGGCCTTGTAG
- a CDS encoding SMP-30/gluconolactonase/LRE family protein: MKLFRLLALLPALASAQESIERLDPALDEIIAPDAKIETLCSGFDWAEGPVWDEREKRLLFSDVPKNIVYQWKEGDKEASIFMKPSGFTGVGQYGSEPGSNGLAMDEKGVLYFCEHGDRRVSYLTPGGGKRTLADNFNGKRFNSPNDLAIAANGDVYFTDPPYGLPGREKDTEFKELPFQGVFRVTPQGVVSLITRDLDRPNGVALSPDGKILYVAQSHGPLPVIMAYPLKTDGSAEAGKVFYNCKDLKGPGAPDGIKVDSKGNVFSTGPGGCLIFNPEGKLLGRILCGRPTANVAFGESGSRLYLTSDDRILRVALKR; this comes from the coding sequence ATGAAGCTCTTCCGCCTTCTCGCGCTGCTCCCCGCCCTCGCTTCGGCTCAGGAAAGTATCGAACGCCTTGATCCGGCGCTTGATGAAATCATCGCGCCGGACGCCAAGATCGAGACGCTCTGCAGTGGCTTCGATTGGGCGGAGGGTCCGGTATGGGACGAGAGGGAGAAGCGGCTGCTCTTCTCCGATGTCCCGAAGAATATCGTCTATCAGTGGAAGGAAGGCGACAAAGAGGCATCGATCTTCATGAAGCCCTCCGGCTTCACCGGCGTGGGCCAGTATGGCTCGGAGCCGGGCTCGAACGGGCTGGCGATGGACGAGAAGGGCGTGCTCTACTTCTGCGAACACGGTGACCGCCGCGTATCCTACCTCACCCCGGGCGGCGGCAAGCGCACCCTCGCCGACAACTTCAATGGCAAGCGCTTCAACTCGCCCAACGACCTCGCGATCGCTGCGAATGGCGACGTGTATTTCACCGATCCACCGTATGGCCTACCGGGTCGCGAGAAGGACACCGAGTTCAAGGAACTGCCCTTCCAAGGCGTCTTCCGCGTAACTCCTCAGGGCGTAGTCTCGCTCATCACCCGCGATCTGGATCGCCCGAACGGCGTGGCGCTCTCGCCAGACGGGAAGATCCTCTACGTGGCCCAATCCCACGGCCCGCTACCCGTGATCATGGCTTACCCGCTGAAAACCGACGGAAGCGCGGAAGCCGGCAAGGTCTTCTACAATTGCAAGGACCTCAAAGGTCCGGGTGCTCCCGACGGCATCAAGGTGGACTCCAAGGGAAATGTCTTCTCCACCGGCCCCGGCGGATGCCTGATCTTCAATCCCGAGGGCAAGCTCCTCGGTCGCATTCTCTGCGGCCGTCCGACCGCCAATGTGGCCTTCGGTGAAAGCGGTTCGCGTCTCTACCTCACTTCGGACGATCGCATCCTCCGCGTCGCCCTGAAGCGCTGA
- a CDS encoding DUF1501 domain-containing protein yields MHPCSDFSGEGPSPLDLPIPAALKQQWLDLATRRQFLGRSGKVLGWAGLAKLMTGNAMASGGGGDHGVLLPHYAPKAKRAIYLFMAGAPSQFETWDYKPELAKRFDQDLPESVRGGQVLTGMTASQSRFPIAPSIYGFQQHGQAGHWVNELFPHTSKVSDEFAIMKSLHTDAINHEPAILLANSGNMVPGKASIGSWISYGLGSMNEDLPTFVVLTSKLPIFTNIQALSSRLWSSGFLSPEHAGVALRSGGDPVIHLSNPKGVSRELRRAMIDGVNDMNRQLHERIGDPETNARIAQYEMAFRMQASVPELTDLSNEPESIWQMYGPRAKEPGTYAYNCLMARRMAERGVRFTQIFHRGWDLHTNLPAGMKTLAEDVDQPTAALIADLKQRGLLDDTLVVWGGEFGRTVYSQGGLTKENYGRDHHPRCFSMWMAGGGVKPGMVYGETDDFSYNIVKDPMHIRDLNATILHLLGIDHEKLTFKFQGLEQKLTGVEPAKVVKELLA; encoded by the coding sequence ATGCACCCGTGCTCCGATTTTTCCGGCGAAGGGCCGAGCCCGCTCGATCTCCCGATTCCTGCCGCGCTCAAGCAGCAATGGCTGGATCTCGCCACACGCCGTCAATTCCTCGGTCGCTCCGGCAAGGTTCTCGGCTGGGCCGGTCTGGCCAAGCTGATGACCGGTAATGCCATGGCATCCGGCGGCGGCGGTGATCACGGCGTGCTGCTGCCGCACTACGCTCCGAAGGCGAAGCGCGCGATCTACCTCTTCATGGCTGGCGCGCCTTCCCAGTTCGAGACATGGGATTACAAGCCGGAGCTTGCGAAGCGCTTCGACCAAGATCTGCCGGAGTCCGTCCGTGGCGGCCAAGTCCTGACCGGGATGACCGCTTCGCAGTCGCGCTTCCCGATCGCCCCCAGCATCTACGGATTCCAGCAGCACGGCCAAGCCGGCCACTGGGTAAACGAGCTCTTCCCGCACACCTCGAAGGTGTCCGACGAGTTCGCGATCATGAAGTCGCTCCATACCGACGCGATCAACCACGAGCCCGCGATCCTGCTGGCGAACTCCGGCAACATGGTTCCCGGCAAGGCATCGATCGGCTCGTGGATCTCCTACGGTCTCGGCTCGATGAACGAGGATCTTCCGACCTTCGTGGTGCTGACCTCGAAGCTGCCGATTTTCACGAACATCCAAGCCCTCTCCTCGCGCCTCTGGTCCTCCGGCTTCCTCTCTCCGGAGCACGCCGGCGTGGCCCTGCGCTCGGGTGGCGATCCGGTGATCCACCTCTCCAACCCGAAGGGGGTTAGCCGCGAACTGCGGCGCGCGATGATCGATGGCGTGAACGACATGAACCGCCAGCTCCACGAGCGCATCGGCGATCCCGAGACGAACGCCCGCATTGCCCAATACGAGATGGCCTTTCGCATGCAGGCCTCCGTGCCGGAACTCACCGATCTCTCAAACGAGCCGGAATCGATCTGGCAGATGTACGGACCGCGCGCGAAGGAACCGGGCACCTACGCCTACAACTGCCTGATGGCCCGCCGGATGGCGGAGCGGGGCGTGCGTTTCACCCAAATCTTCCACCGCGGCTGGGACCTCCACACCAACCTTCCCGCCGGGATGAAGACCCTCGCCGAGGACGTCGATCAACCGACCGCCGCCCTCATTGCCGATCTCAAGCAGCGTGGCCTGCTCGACGACACCCTGGTCGTCTGGGGCGGCGAGTTCGGCCGCACCGTATACTCGCAAGGCGGCCTCACCAAGGAGAACTACGGTCGTGATCACCATCCCCGCTGTTTCTCCATGTGGATGGCCGGCGGCGGCGTGAAGCCGGGCATGGTCTATGGCGAGACCGACGACTTCTCCTACAATATCGTAAAGGACCCGATGCACATCCGCGATCTCAACGCGACCATCCTGCATCTCCTCGGCATCGATCACGAGAAGCTCACCTTCAAGTTCCAAGGCCTCGAGCAAAAGCTCACCGGCGTGGAACCGGCCAAGGTGGTGAAGGAGCTGCTGGCGTAA